The following coding sequences lie in one Aspergillus puulaauensis MK2 DNA, chromosome 3, nearly complete sequence genomic window:
- a CDS encoding isochorismatase family protein family (COG:L;~EggNog:ENOG410PJ37;~InterPro:IPR005123,IPR000868,IPR036380,IPR032854, IPR036282,IPR010987,IPR027450,IPR037151;~PFAM:PF00043,PF14497,PF13410,PF13532,PF00857;~go_function: GO:0016491 - oxidoreductase activity [Evidence IEA];~go_function: GO:0051213 - dioxygenase activity [Evidence IEA];~go_process: GO:0006281 - DNA repair [Evidence IEA];~go_process: GO:0006307 - DNA dealkylation involved in DNA repair [Evidence IEA];~go_process: GO:0035552 - oxidative single-stranded DNA demethylation [Evidence IEA];~go_process: GO:0055114 - oxidation-reduction process [Evidence IEA]), which translates to MDFFSAFGDLPQIQTRKALLLLDFQNDFVRSNGALSVPNTTEIVEILPSLANAFRRTGDVIWVRSYYESQQPLLSADGQELVVLNRVEDAIKKQSTDPELRGPVHEEAFLSTEHPRCCLPQSTGAQFPAPLLAAIDADSDILIDKSDYSALSSPGLILSLRTRFITELYLCGSLSNASIYATALDAVRHGFTLYLVEDCLGYRSFFRHEAAMRYMADILGANGITSQELLDELDRDETDQIARSEPRLARPLPPSGLEGDLEELGVKLSRTSDIETQGPEPPMRRHRLDDILAEMSDDEHGHLKELTELTRVRNRSYYAERGEQSHISEPGDKPTRAKVRRKRPDQNETGSSRTQTRRVRKLKPSLNICRPGDVIGEGDSRIVYDIDMPENAFERIRDEVAWQRMYHMSGQVPRLVAVQGKFSPDGSIPIYRHPADESPPFEPFTSTVDQVRHIVERILGHPLNHVLIQLYRSGQDRISEHSDKTLDIVRGSSICNVSLGAERVMVLRQKGSENEEGSGRLSQRVPMPHESLFVLGEKTNSRWLHGIKPDKRQESEKSTEECSHGGQRISLTFRHIGTFLDPNGDTIWGQGAVSKVESEAHPVIHGDAEETERLVRAFGEENRSLDFDWNAVYGKGFDVVNFVTPTATKLVLSQDETANLRVQIALSENGIRYNTASPPAPKSGNEMKLPMYIDCDGTEISGDIAILSYLAQRPPSLDRPGVEVLHGGKDLSDIDSLLVKWCEHRERGEETEPDALASWEEALAGQSYLGGSTLAIDDCALWPVLRDIVQTLGPISDKTYPNLSQYYNRVGKRGNVRTVLEEVK; encoded by the coding sequence ATGGATTTCTTTTCCGCCTTCGGTGATCTGCCGCAAATCCAGACCCGAAAAGCACTCCTCCTGCTCGACTTTCAGAATGACTTCGTTCGTTCAAATGGCGCTCTCTCTGTCCCGAATACGACGGAGATCGTCGAGATCCTTCCATCACTTGCGAATGCCTTCCGTCGCACGGGCGATGTGATCTGGGTTCGCTCGTATTATGAGTCACAACAGCCGCTGCTCAGTGCTGATGGCCAGGAATTGGTCGTTTTAAACCGGGTCGAGGACGCGATCAAGAAACAGTCAACAGATCCTGAGCTGAGAGGTCCTGTGCACGAGGAGGCCTTTCTTTCAACCGAGCACCCCCGCTGCTGTCTTCCTCAATCTACTGGAGCTCAATTCCCCGCCCCGCTACTCGCCGCTATTGATGCCGATTCAGATATCCTGATAGATAAATCAGACTATTCAGCCTTGTCATCTCCTGGTCTGATTCTTTCATTACGCACACGCTTCATAACCGAGCTCTACCTCTGCGGATCTCTCTCCAACGCGTCGATTTATGCTACTGCGCTTGACGCTGTCCGTCACGGCTTTACGCTTTACTTAGTCGAGGACTGTTTAGGCTACCGGAGTTTCTTCAGGCACGAAGCAGCCATGCGATACATGGCCGACATCCTAGGAGCTAACGGCATCACCTCCCAAGAActcctcgacgagcttgacCGCGACGAGACCGATCAGATCGCACGCAGCGAACCACGACTAGCACGGCCTCTGCCCCCGTCCGGACTTGAAGGGGACCTTGAGGAGCTTGGTGTAAAACTCAGCAGAACCTCAGACATCGAAACACAGGGCCCAGAGCCTCCTATGAGACGCCATAGGCTCGACGATATACTAGCCGAAATGTCCGATGACGAACATGGTCACCTCAAGGAGCTTACAGAATTAACTCGTGTACGAAATCGCTCTTATTACGCCGAACGAGGCGAACAGTCCCACATATCCGAACCGGGAGACAAACCAACGCGAGCAAAGGTACGCCGTAAGCGGCCTGACCAGAATGAGACCGGCTCGTCAAGAACGCAAACCCGCCGAGTCAGGAAGTTGAAACCTTCCCTAAATATCTGTCGCCCAGGCGATGTCATTGGAGAAGGCGATTCCCGAATTGTCTATGATATTGATATGCCTGAGAATGCATTTGAGCGTATTCGCGACGAGGTGGCTTGGCAGAGGATGTACCACATGTCTGGGCAGGTGCCCCGTCTCGTTGCTGTTCAAGGGAAATTCTCACCAGACGGTTCGATACCAATCTACCGTCACCCTGCGGACGAGTCTCCTCCATTCGAACCTTTTACCTCGACAGTGGACCAGGTTCGCCATATAGTGGAACGTATTCTCGGACACCCTTTGAATCATGTGCTTATCCAACTCTACCGTAGTGGGCAGGACAGGATCTCCGAGCATTCGGATAAGACCCTCGACATCGTTCGTGGTTCGTCAATTTGCAATGTCAGTCTCGGTGCAGAGCGAGTCATGGTACTCCGCCAAAAAGGTTCAGAAAACGAAGAAGGCTCGGGTAGACTCAGTCAGCGTGTGCCCATGCCTCACGAGTCGCTTTTTGTGTTGGGTGAAAAGACGAACTCTCGCTGGCTTCATGGCATTAAACCTGATAAACGTCAGGAGTCGGAGAAATCAACAGAGGAATGCTCCCATGGAGGGCAGAGGATCTCGCTCACTTTCCGACATATTGGCACCTTCCTAGACCCTAATGGCGACACAATTTGGGGCCAGGGTGCTGTGTCTAAGGTCGAAAGTGAAGCGCATCCCGTAATACACGGAGACGCGGAAGAAACTGAACGACTGGTGCGCGCTTTTGGAGAAGAGAACAGGTCTCTCGACTTTGACTGGAATGCCGTTTATGGCAAAGGCTTTGACGTTGTCAACTTTGTTACGCCCACTGCAACAAAGCTGGTACTAAGCCAAGATGAGACAGCTAATCTGCGGGTCCAGATTGCTTTAAGTGAGAATGGCATCAGATACAACACAGCATCACCTCCTGCCCCGAAATCGGGCAATGAGATGAAATTACCCATGTATATTGATTGCGACGGCACAGAAATTTCCGGCGATATCGCGATATTGAGTTACCTGGCCCAGCGCCCCCCGAGCTTAGACCGGCCAGGCGTAGAGGTGTTGCACGGTGGCAAGGATTTATCCGACATCGATAGCCTACTTGTGAAATGGTGCGAACACCGTGAAAGGGGCGAAGAGACCGAGCCTGATGCGCTAGCTTCGTGGGAAGAAGCTCTAGCCGGTCAGTCTTATCTCGGCGGGAGCACCTTAGCAATCGATGACTGCGCTCTCTGGCCGGTCTTAAGAGACATTGTCCAAACCCTAGGGCCGATTTCAGATAAGACATATCCCAATCTGTCTCAGTACTACAACCGAGTCGGAAAGCGTGGCAATGTCCGAACAGTACTCGAGGAAGTAAAATGA
- the ILV5 gene encoding Ketol-acid reductoisomerase (BUSCO:EOG09262N3C;~COG:E;~EggNog:ENOG410PHY1;~InterPro:IPR013023,IPR000506,IPR013116,IPR036291, IPR016207,IPR008927,IPR013328;~PFAM:PF01450,PF07991;~go_function: GO:0004455 - ketol-acid reductoisomerase activity [Evidence IEA];~go_function: GO:0016491 - oxidoreductase activity [Evidence IEA];~go_process: GO:0009082 - branched-chain amino acid biosynthetic process [Evidence IEA];~go_process: GO:0055114 - oxidation-reduction process [Evidence IEA]) gives MASRGLPRALRVARVAAPRSVVSAALPRPSLAKVAANAVPRVSTPIVPVRGIKNITFADSQETVYERSDWPREKLQEYFKNDTLALIGYGSQGHGQGLNLRDQGLNVIVGVRKDGASWKEAIQDGWIPGKNLFDVTEAVQKGSIIMNLLSDAAQSETWPALKPLITKGKTLYFSHGFSPVFKDKTKVDVPKDVDVILVAPKGSGRTVRTLFREGRGINSSIAVFQDVTGNAKERAIAMGVAVGSGYLYETTFEKEVYSDLYGERGCLMGGIHGMFLAQYEVLRERGHSPSEAFNETVEEATQSLYPLIGGNGMDWMYAACSTTARRGAIDWSSRFKDNLKPLFNELYDSVRDGTETQRSLDYNSQKDYREKYEKEMQEIRDLEIWRAGKAVRSLRPENQK, from the coding sequence ATGGCTTCCCGTGGTCTTCCCCGTGCCCTCCGTGTGGCTCGCGTCGCCGCCCCACGATCTGTCGTCTCCGCCGCCCTCCCCCGGCCTTCTCTGGCAAAGGTTGCTGCCAATGCCGTCCCCCGTGTGTCGACCCCCATTGTCCCCGTCCGTGGTATCAAGAACATCACCTTCGCCGACTCCCAAGAGACCGTCTACGAGCGCTCCGACTGGCCCCGTGAGAAGCTTCAGGAATACTTCAAGAATGACACCCTTGCCCTCATCGGTTACGGTTCTCAGGGCCACGGACAGGGTCTGAACTTGCGTGACCAGGGTCTCAATGTCATTGTTGGTGTCCGCAAGGATGGTGCTTCCTGGAAGGAGGCCATTCAGGACGGCTGGATCCCCGGCAAGAACCTTTTCGACGTTACCGAGGCTGTCCAGAAGGGTAGCATCATCATGAACCTTCTCTCTGATGCCGCTCAGAGTGAGACATGGCCCGCTCTTAAGCCCCTCATCACCAAGGGCAAGACCCTCTACTTCTCTCACGGTTTCTCCCCTGTTTTCAAGGACAAGACTAAGGTCGATGTCCCCAAGGATGTTGACGTTATCCTCGTTGCCCCCAAGGGTTCCGGCCGTACCGTCCGCACTCTCTTCCGTGAGGGCCGTGGTATcaactcctccatcgccgtcttCCAGGATGTCACTGGCAACGCCAAGGAGCGTGCCATTGCCATGGGTGTCGCCGTCGGTTCCGGCTACCTGTACGAGACCACCTTCGAGAAGGAGGTCTACTCCGACCTCTATGGTGAGCGTGGCTGCCTTATGGGCGGTATCCACGGTATGTTCCTTGCTCAATACGAGGTTCTCCGTGAGCGTGGCCACAGCCCCTCCGAGGCTTTCAACGAGACAGTTGAGGAGGCCACCCAGTCCCTGTACCCCTTGATTGGTGGCAACGGTATGGACTGGATGTACGCCGCCTGTTCTACCACTGCCCGCCGTGGTGCCATCGACTGGTCCAGCCGCTTCAAGGACAACCTGAAGCCTCTGTTCAACGAGCTCTACGACAGCGTCCGCGACGGCACCGAGACCCAGCGCTCTCTGGACTACAACTCCCAGAAGGACTACCGTGAGAAGTacgagaaggagatgcaAGAGATCCGTGATCTCGAGATCTGGCGCGCCGGAAAGGCCGTCCGTTCTCTCCGCCCCGAGAACCAGAAATAA
- a CDS encoding threonine/serine dehydratase (COG:E;~EggNog:ENOG410PFC0;~InterPro:IPR036052,IPR001926;~PFAM:PF00291), translated as MVFTTPTPSSIQEAYNLITPYVHRTPLLTNRTLNTVASTPQTPDALVGTPFEGSSPAQPKINFFFKCENYQRIGAFKARGAFHALLRLIERVGEEEVKKKGVITHSSGNHAQALALAASTLGVPAYIVMPRISTPSKIAGTQSHGAEVTFSGSTSVEREAVVAEVQARTGAIFVPPYDDFNIICGQGTTGLEMHAQYLDAVKGEPKLSVHNKAGGVGAGLDAVITPVGGGGLNSGVATFFSDKETKVFGAEPNFEGADDCRRGLDAGQRVERVRTLTIADGLRTPVGVLNWEVISDNKKVAGVFSVSEEQIKAAIRLVLERMKVVVEPSAVVGLAVCLYNEEFRRLVEKEAPDGWDIGIVFSGGNTTVEAIGKLFNS; from the exons ATGGTATTCACAACCCCAACTCCGAGCTCCATCCAAGAAGCCTACAATTTGATAACACCCTACGTCCATCGTACCCCGCTCCTCACGAACCGGACCCTCAACACCGTCGCCTCAACCCCACAAACCCCAGATGCTCTTGTCGGCACCCCCTTCGAAGGCTCGTCCCCAGCGCAGCCGAAAAtaaacttcttcttcaaatgcGAAAACTACCAGCGCATCGGCGCCTTCAAGGCCCGGGGTGCGTTCCATGCACTGCTAAGGCTAATTGAGCGcgtcggcgaggaggaggtcaagaagaagggtgtTATCACGCATAGTTCAG GAAACCACGCGCaagccctcgccctcgccgcctcGACCCTGGGCGTTCCCGCGTACATTGTCATGCCGCGAATCAGCACGCCGTCGAAGATCGCAGGGACACAATCGCACGGTGCAGAGGTGACATTCAGCGGGTCGACGAGCGTGGAGCGGGAAGCTGTCGTTGCGGAAGTCCAAGCGCGGACGGGGGCTATTTTTGTCCCTCCCTATGACGATTTCAATATTATATGCGGCCAGGGAACTACTGGGTTAGAGATGCATGCGCAGTATCTTGACGCTGTGAAAGGGGAGCCTAAGTTGAGTGTGCATAATAAGgctggaggtgttggagCAGGACTAGATGCCGTGATTACGCCGGTTGGAGGCGGGGGGTTGAATTCCGGGGTTGCTACGTTTTTCTCAGATAAGGAGACGAAGGTCTTTGGTGCGGAGCCCAACTTCGAGGGTGCGGATGATTGTCGACGTGGACTTGATGCCGGACAGAGGGTTGAGCGCGTGAGGACGTTGACGATTGCGGACGGGTTGAGGACGCCGGTGGGTGTGCTCAATTGGGAGGTTATTTCGGATAATAAGAAAGTGGCCGGCGTATTTTCTGTCTCTGAAGAGCAGATCAAGGCCGCTATCAGGCTTGTTCTGGAGCGGAtgaaggttgttgttgagccGAGTGCTGTTGTTGGTCTGGCTGTCTGTTTGTATAACGAGGAGTTTCGACGtcttgttgagaaggaggcacCAGATGGTTGGGATATTGGAATTGTCTTCAGTGGAGGGAATACAACTGTAGAAGCCATTGGGAAGTTGTTCAACTCATAG